A window of Streptomyces armeniacus contains these coding sequences:
- a CDS encoding ABC transporter substrate-binding protein produces MRRRRFLAAASAALAAPSAAALLGGCAGSGDDGTLDYLSLAWQKESMEANKALVAEWNKRNPNRKVRYVQGSWDTVHDQLLTSFEGGEAPDIIHDEANDLTDFAHGGYLADLRGLLPAGLKQQIPQRSWDMATFPDDGVYGVPFVQEPRVLIANRKLLDQAGIRAPEPERPWSWPEFEEAAKELRGGRTFGVAWSMKEPVNQSVNLSLTTGGAVFYQEDGKNVVRFDEADSYVSEVIHRQVNKTRTAPEGSLGMGGSDTLPGFFSGRYAMVPLNFSFRQQVQQQAPDGFEWVTLPMPAGRGGGAGTDAGGGSGTGRAAVQGVSPQTLSIAQDTERKEDAMAFIAFMTRPDHMARLAKGDWMVPTGTEALRDPELNTARHGWRTGVHMSSDLRASPVLGVRGYAEWMDKIATPAFQEFYSGGIGLGELRDKLVEDGNRILARYQR; encoded by the coding sequence ATGCGGCGCCGACGCTTCCTCGCCGCCGCGTCCGCGGCGCTGGCCGCCCCGTCCGCGGCCGCCCTGCTCGGCGGCTGCGCCGGCTCCGGCGACGACGGCACCCTCGACTACCTCAGCCTCGCCTGGCAGAAGGAGTCGATGGAGGCCAACAAGGCGCTGGTCGCCGAGTGGAACAAGCGGAACCCGAACCGGAAGGTGCGCTACGTACAGGGCAGTTGGGACACCGTCCACGACCAGCTGCTCACGTCGTTCGAGGGCGGCGAGGCGCCCGACATCATCCACGACGAGGCCAACGACCTCACCGACTTCGCCCACGGCGGCTACCTCGCCGACCTGCGCGGGCTGCTCCCCGCCGGGCTCAAGCAGCAGATCCCGCAGCGCTCCTGGGACATGGCGACCTTCCCCGACGACGGCGTGTACGGCGTGCCGTTCGTGCAGGAGCCGCGCGTACTGATCGCCAACCGGAAGCTGCTGGACCAGGCCGGCATACGGGCCCCGGAGCCGGAACGGCCGTGGAGCTGGCCGGAGTTCGAGGAGGCGGCGAAGGAGCTGCGGGGCGGTCGTACGTTCGGTGTCGCCTGGTCGATGAAGGAACCCGTCAACCAGTCGGTCAACCTCTCCCTCACGACGGGAGGCGCCGTCTTCTACCAGGAGGACGGGAAGAACGTCGTCCGCTTCGACGAGGCCGACTCGTACGTCTCGGAGGTCATCCACCGGCAGGTCAACAAGACCCGTACGGCCCCGGAGGGCAGCCTCGGCATGGGCGGTTCGGACACGCTGCCCGGCTTCTTCAGCGGGCGGTACGCGATGGTGCCGCTGAACTTCTCGTTCCGGCAGCAGGTGCAGCAGCAGGCACCGGACGGCTTCGAGTGGGTGACGCTGCCGATGCCCGCGGGGCGCGGCGGGGGCGCCGGTACGGACGCGGGTGGCGGCTCGGGTACGGGGCGCGCGGCCGTCCAGGGCGTCAGCCCGCAGACGCTGTCCATCGCACAGGACACGGAGCGGAAGGAGGACGCCATGGCCTTCATCGCCTTCATGACCCGCCCGGACCACATGGCGCGGCTCGCCAAGGGCGACTGGATGGTCCCGACCGGCACCGAGGCCCTGCGCGATCCGGAACTCAACACGGCGCGCCACGGCTGGCGTACGGGCGTCCACATGTCCTCGGACCTGCGCGCCTCGCCGGTGCTGGGCGTACGCGGCTACGCGGAGTGGATGGACAAGATCGCGACGCCGGCGTTCCAGGAGTTCTACAGCGGCGGCATCGGCCTCGGCGAGCTGCGCGACAAGCTCGTCGAGGACGGCAACCGGATTCTCGCGCGGTACCAGCGATGA
- a CDS encoding ADP-ribosylglycohydrolase family protein, with translation MTPLLERARGGMLGLAVGDALGAPAENMKPSQIRQRWGRIEGFVDDDPAGTDDTEYAIFSGLMLAEHGSGLTVAHVEAAWHQWIANLDEGPFRGAGFSERGTLENLRRGLAAPISAQHRHAWSDGLAMRAAPFGIYAAGRPAEAARLVAVDGTVSHDGEGIYGGQAVAAGVAAAMVGRGTDAVIAAALSVVPEDSWTARSLRRAVSAAQRARFDPDATRLSRERTVRSAVVIGGYPWMDLAPEAVGLAFGAFAAARGDFADSVLTAVNMGRDADTTAAVAGALAGALGGAGAVPEEWASAIGPARGSCLPSMAGYHVLDIADLLAPTANGRAAS, from the coding sequence ATGACCCCCCTCCTGGAGCGCGCCCGCGGCGGAATGCTCGGACTCGCCGTCGGCGACGCCCTCGGCGCGCCCGCCGAGAACATGAAGCCCTCGCAGATACGGCAGCGCTGGGGCCGTATCGAGGGCTTCGTCGACGACGACCCGGCGGGCACGGACGACACCGAGTACGCCATCTTCTCCGGGCTCATGCTCGCCGAGCACGGCTCCGGGCTGACCGTCGCGCACGTCGAGGCCGCCTGGCACCAGTGGATCGCGAACCTGGACGAAGGCCCCTTCCGCGGCGCCGGGTTCAGCGAACGCGGCACCCTGGAGAACCTCCGCCGCGGCCTCGCCGCCCCCATCTCCGCCCAGCACCGGCACGCGTGGAGCGACGGACTCGCCATGCGCGCCGCCCCGTTCGGCATCTACGCCGCCGGGCGCCCCGCCGAGGCCGCCCGCCTCGTCGCGGTCGACGGCACCGTCAGCCACGACGGCGAGGGCATCTACGGCGGCCAGGCGGTCGCGGCAGGAGTGGCCGCGGCGATGGTCGGGCGCGGCACGGACGCGGTGATCGCGGCCGCGCTGTCCGTCGTACCGGAGGACTCCTGGACCGCCCGCTCCCTGCGCCGCGCCGTCTCGGCCGCGCAACGCGCCCGCTTCGACCCCGACGCCACCCGGCTGAGCCGGGAACGTACGGTCCGCTCGGCCGTCGTCATCGGCGGCTACCCGTGGATGGACCTCGCCCCGGAGGCCGTCGGCCTCGCCTTCGGCGCCTTCGCGGCGGCGCGCGGCGACTTCGCGGACTCCGTGCTGACGGCGGTCAACATGGGGCGCGACGCCGATACGACAGCGGCCGTGGCAGGTGCGCTGGCGGGCGCGCTCGGCGGGGCCGGGGCCGTACCGGAGGAGTGGGCGTCGGCCATCGGCCCGGCGCGAGGCAGTTGCCTGCCGTCGATGGCGGGCTACCACGTGCTGGACATCGCGGACCTGCTCGCCCCGACGGCGAACGGGCGGGCGGCCTCGTGA
- a CDS encoding type I polyketide synthase, which yields MRGRHTTMHGDIEPRPLETPEPRRAVAIVGLSCRLPSANGPEELWRLLAEGASGISAPAVEPADGELAYGESADGELTEGAESAGRRGALPGGFLDRIDEFDAAFFGISPREAVEMDPQQRLMLELGWEALEDAAILPGALRDTRTGVFVGAFADDYATLLARSGRPYTQHSLTGTSRGIIANRISYTLGLRGPSMTVDAAQASSLVAVHLACESLRKGESTLALAGGVNLIADPESTARTVEFGALSPDGRCYTFDARANGYVRGEGGGFVVLKPLDRALADGDPVYAVIRGGAVNNDGATDGLTVPRAESQAEVVRAACAHAGVDPHAVQYVELHGTGTRVGDPVEAAALGAALGDGRPDASELVVGSAKTNVGHLEGAAGIVGLLKTALAIRHRRIPASLNFATPHPDIPLEALNLRVQTAPGPWPYEDRPLLAGISSFGMGGTNCHLVLAEPDSVPAPVRDPGRAVDRPARVDAPGARPWPWLVSGRDAAALSAQAARLRAHLEGHPDLSPVDVGWSLATTRSTFAERAVVVGRDRRSLLDGLAALERGDAAAGLVRGRRSGTDAAGSGGLTALFTGQGSQFAGMGREAYGSFPRFAAEFDAVCDALDAHLDGHVGRPLREVVFADEGTPEAGLLSQTAYTQAALFALETALYRLFEHWGLRPDALAGHSIGELTAAHVAGVLSLDDAAKLVAARGRLMQALPVAGASSGGAMASLEASEGEVLEALAVRGGQLGVAAVNGPESVVVSGAEDAVLELLSEWRRRGRKAKRLRVSHAFHSPLMDPMLADFERVARELSYAPPRVPVISNVTGAVAAAEELCSPAYWVRHVRSTVRFQDAVRTAWERGTTAFLEVGPGGVLTGMAEDCVAAAADTGAEPVLVPTLLPGRPEPEALFTALARLHVRGTHVGWDAVYGEQAPRTVPLPRYAFQRQSFWPSAAELAPGGRPSAEPLPAEPDTSEESSAGGGTTWATRLAGRPAAEQRDELLELVRTHVAIVLGHVTPDTVDTGLAFKDLGFESASAVELRNRLNEATGLRLPPSLTYNHPTPAALVSYLLTELGDEAGSPGAGEPGPAAGERARGPLHADEPIAVVGMACRYPGGVTAPADLWRLVTDEGDAIGPFPANRDWDVDGLYDPDPETPGTSYAREGGFLYDADEFDPAFFGISPREALAMDPQQRLLLETAWEAFERAGIAPETLRGERAGVFVGATTQDYGPRLHEAPEGLDGYLLTGNTVSVVSGRVAYTFGLEGPAVTVDTACSSSLVALHLAAQALRGGECDMALAGGVNVMAGPGMFTEFSRQRGLAANGRCKAFAGAADGTGWGEGVGMLLVERLSDARRRGHPVLAVVRGSAVNQDGASNGLAAPNGLSQQRVIRQALTNARLTAADVDAVEAHGTGTSLGDPIEAEALLATYGQERAADRPLWLGSVKSNIGHAQAAAGVAGVIKMVEAMRHGQLPRTLHVDEPSPHVDWDAGAVSLLTEPVAWPEADRPRRAAVSSFGISGTNAHVILEAAAPTEAVEPPVEPVDSPVPWVLSGKSEQALRDQAARLHAHVSANPELGVAEIGHVLATGRTHFEHRAAVVGQDRETFLTGMHALAEGGTGAGLVTPGTPVRDSGKTVFVFPGQGSQWPGMARELLHSSPVFAQHLHACADALAPHTDWSLIDVLTRPEEHAETLERVEVIQPVLFAVMVSLARLWQHHGIQPDAVIGHSQGEIAAAHIAGALTLDDAAKTVALRSRALVALAGTGTMASIPLPATDVDLTDWGERITIAAHNGPNSTVIAGETAAVEEYVTACRTEGIRARTIPVDYASHSPHVEPIREHILTELADLTPTTSTVPFYSTVTGALHQTDRLNADYWYTNLRSTVRFHDTLTALNADGHQVYIETSPHPVLTTAIQDTLEELDTQATITGTLRRDHHSPTQFLTALTTTWTQNSNTTPTCTLSLPQLRYSTPKPQLR from the coding sequence ATGAGAGGGCGGCACACGACGATGCACGGTGATATCGAGCCCAGGCCCCTGGAAACACCGGAACCCCGGCGCGCCGTCGCCATCGTCGGACTGTCCTGCCGCCTGCCGTCGGCGAACGGCCCCGAGGAGCTGTGGCGGCTTCTCGCGGAGGGCGCCAGCGGAATTTCGGCACCGGCCGTTGAACCGGCGGACGGTGAATTAGCGTACGGCGAATCGGCGGACGGTGAATTGACGGAGGGCGCCGAATCGGCGGGCCGCAGGGGCGCGCTCCCCGGCGGATTCCTGGACCGTATCGACGAGTTCGACGCCGCCTTCTTCGGCATATCGCCGCGCGAGGCCGTCGAGATGGACCCGCAGCAGCGGCTGATGCTCGAACTCGGCTGGGAGGCCCTGGAGGACGCGGCCATCCTGCCCGGCGCGCTCCGCGACACCCGTACCGGCGTGTTCGTCGGCGCCTTCGCCGACGACTACGCGACGCTGCTCGCCCGCTCCGGACGCCCGTACACGCAGCACTCCCTGACAGGCACCAGCCGCGGCATCATCGCCAACCGGATCTCGTACACGCTGGGCCTGCGCGGCCCCAGCATGACCGTCGACGCCGCCCAGGCCTCGTCGCTCGTCGCCGTCCACCTGGCGTGCGAGAGCCTGCGCAAGGGCGAGTCCACGCTCGCGCTCGCGGGCGGCGTGAACCTGATCGCGGACCCCGAAAGCACCGCCAGGACCGTCGAGTTCGGCGCGCTGTCCCCGGACGGCCGCTGCTACACCTTCGACGCGCGCGCCAACGGCTACGTACGGGGCGAGGGCGGCGGCTTCGTCGTACTCAAGCCGCTGGACCGGGCCCTGGCCGACGGCGACCCCGTGTACGCCGTGATCCGCGGCGGCGCCGTCAACAACGACGGAGCGACCGACGGCCTGACCGTCCCCCGCGCGGAGTCGCAGGCCGAGGTGGTGCGCGCGGCGTGCGCGCACGCGGGCGTGGACCCGCACGCCGTGCAGTACGTGGAGCTGCACGGCACCGGCACCCGCGTGGGCGACCCCGTGGAGGCCGCCGCGCTCGGCGCCGCCCTGGGCGACGGCCGGCCGGACGCGTCGGAACTGGTCGTGGGGTCCGCCAAGACCAACGTCGGTCATCTGGAGGGTGCGGCCGGGATCGTCGGGCTGCTCAAGACGGCGCTGGCGATCCGCCACCGGCGCATACCGGCCAGCCTGAACTTCGCGACGCCCCACCCCGACATCCCGCTGGAGGCGCTGAACCTGCGCGTCCAGACGGCGCCGGGCCCGTGGCCGTACGAGGACCGGCCGCTGCTGGCGGGCATCAGCTCGTTCGGCATGGGCGGCACGAACTGCCACCTCGTACTGGCCGAGCCGGACTCCGTACCGGCCCCCGTACGGGACCCCGGGCGCGCTGTGGACCGGCCTGCCCGCGTGGACGCACCCGGTGCGCGGCCTTGGCCGTGGCTCGTCTCCGGGCGGGACGCCGCCGCCCTGTCCGCCCAGGCTGCGCGCCTGCGCGCGCACCTGGAGGGGCACCCGGACCTGTCGCCCGTCGACGTGGGCTGGTCGCTGGCGACGACGCGCAGCACGTTCGCGGAGCGGGCGGTCGTCGTGGGCCGCGACCGGCGCTCGCTGCTGGACGGGCTCGCCGCCCTGGAGCGGGGCGACGCCGCGGCGGGGCTCGTACGGGGCCGCCGCAGCGGCACGGACGCCGCAGGCAGCGGCGGGCTGACGGCGCTGTTCACCGGGCAGGGCAGCCAGTTCGCGGGGATGGGGCGCGAGGCGTACGGGTCGTTCCCCCGGTTCGCGGCGGAGTTCGACGCCGTGTGCGACGCGCTGGACGCGCATCTGGACGGCCATGTGGGCCGCCCGCTGCGGGAAGTCGTGTTCGCGGACGAGGGCACGCCGGAGGCCGGGCTGCTGTCGCAGACCGCGTACACGCAGGCCGCGCTGTTCGCGCTGGAGACCGCGCTGTACCGCCTGTTCGAGCACTGGGGCCTGCGCCCGGACGCCCTCGCGGGCCACTCCATCGGCGAACTCACGGCCGCCCACGTCGCCGGCGTGCTGTCACTGGACGACGCCGCGAAGCTCGTCGCCGCACGCGGCCGGCTCATGCAGGCGCTGCCGGTCGCGGGTGCCTCCTCGGGCGGCGCGATGGCCTCCCTCGAGGCGTCGGAGGGCGAAGTCCTCGAGGCACTGGCCGTACGCGGCGGGCAGCTGGGCGTCGCCGCCGTCAACGGCCCGGAGTCGGTGGTCGTCTCCGGCGCCGAGGACGCCGTGCTGGAACTGCTCTCCGAGTGGCGGCGGCGCGGCCGCAAGGCCAAGCGGCTGCGGGTCAGCCACGCGTTCCACTCCCCGCTCATGGACCCCATGCTGGCGGACTTCGAACGGGTCGCCCGCGAACTGTCGTACGCGCCGCCCCGTGTCCCGGTCATCTCCAACGTGACGGGCGCGGTCGCCGCCGCGGAGGAGCTGTGCTCGCCCGCGTACTGGGTGCGGCACGTGCGCAGCACCGTCCGCTTCCAGGACGCGGTCCGCACGGCGTGGGAGCGCGGCACGACGGCGTTCCTGGAGGTGGGGCCCGGCGGCGTGCTGACGGGGATGGCGGAGGACTGCGTGGCGGCCGCGGCGGACACGGGCGCCGAGCCCGTGCTCGTACCGACGCTGCTGCCCGGACGGCCCGAGCCCGAGGCGCTGTTCACGGCCCTCGCGAGGCTGCACGTACGCGGGACGCACGTCGGCTGGGACGCCGTGTACGGGGAGCAGGCGCCGCGTACGGTGCCGCTGCCCCGCTACGCCTTCCAGCGGCAGAGCTTCTGGCCGTCGGCCGCCGAACTCGCCCCGGGCGGGCGGCCGTCCGCCGAACCGCTTCCGGCGGAGCCGGATACCTCCGAGGAGAGCTCCGCCGGTGGCGGTACGACGTGGGCCACCCGGCTCGCCGGGCGCCCGGCCGCCGAGCAGCGGGACGAGCTGCTGGAGCTGGTCCGTACGCACGTCGCCATCGTGCTGGGCCACGTGACACCGGACACGGTGGACACGGGCCTGGCCTTCAAGGACCTCGGCTTCGAGTCCGCCTCTGCGGTCGAGCTGCGCAACCGCCTCAACGAGGCGACGGGCCTGCGCCTGCCGCCGAGCCTCACGTACAACCACCCCACCCCGGCCGCGCTCGTCTCGTACCTGCTCACCGAGCTGGGCGACGAGGCGGGCTCCCCGGGAGCCGGGGAGCCCGGCCCGGCCGCCGGGGAGCGGGCGCGCGGGCCGCTCCACGCCGACGAGCCCATCGCCGTCGTCGGCATGGCCTGCCGCTACCCGGGCGGCGTCACCGCCCCCGCCGACCTGTGGCGCCTGGTCACGGACGAGGGCGACGCCATCGGCCCGTTCCCCGCGAACCGCGACTGGGACGTGGACGGGCTCTACGACCCCGACCCCGAGACGCCGGGCACCTCGTACGCGCGAGAGGGTGGATTCCTCTACGACGCCGACGAGTTCGACCCCGCGTTCTTCGGCATCAGCCCCCGCGAGGCCCTGGCCATGGACCCGCAGCAGAGGCTGCTGCTGGAGACCGCGTGGGAGGCGTTCGAACGTGCGGGCATCGCACCGGAGACGCTGCGCGGCGAACGGGCGGGCGTGTTCGTCGGCGCCACGACACAGGACTACGGCCCCCGGCTGCACGAGGCGCCGGAAGGGCTCGACGGCTACCTGCTGACGGGCAACACGGTCAGCGTCGTCTCGGGCCGCGTCGCGTACACCTTCGGGCTCGAGGGCCCGGCCGTCACCGTCGACACGGCGTGCTCGTCGTCGCTGGTCGCCCTGCACCTGGCCGCGCAGGCACTGCGCGGCGGCGAGTGCGACATGGCGCTGGCCGGCGGCGTCAACGTCATGGCGGGACCGGGCATGTTCACGGAGTTCAGCCGCCAGCGCGGGCTGGCGGCGAACGGACGGTGCAAGGCCTTCGCGGGCGCGGCGGACGGTACGGGGTGGGGCGAGGGCGTCGGGATGCTCCTCGTGGAGCGGCTGTCGGACGCGCGGCGTCGCGGGCATCCGGTGCTGGCCGTCGTACGCGGCTCCGCCGTCAACCAGGACGGCGCCTCGAACGGACTGGCGGCCCCGAACGGCCTCTCGCAGCAGCGCGTCATCCGCCAGGCCCTCACCAACGCCCGCCTGACGGCGGCGGACGTGGACGCCGTAGAGGCGCACGGCACGGGCACGTCGCTCGGTGACCCGATCGAGGCAGAAGCGCTGCTGGCGACGTACGGGCAGGAGCGGGCGGCAGACCGGCCGCTGTGGCTCGGGTCGGTCAAGTCGAACATCGGGCACGCGCAGGCGGCGGCGGGGGTCGCGGGCGTCATCAAGATGGTCGAGGCGATGCGGCACGGTCAGCTGCCCCGGACGCTGCATGTGGACGAGCCGTCTCCGCACGTGGACTGGGACGCGGGTGCGGTCTCGCTCCTGACCGAGCCGGTGGCATGGCCGGAGGCGGACCGGCCGCGGCGGGCGGCGGTGTCGTCGTTCGGGATCAGCGGCACGAACGCGCACGTGATCCTGGAGGCCGCTGCACCAACGGAGGCTGTGGAGCCGCCGGTTGAGCCGGTGGACTCCCCCGTGCCGTGGGTGCTGTCGGGGAAGTCGGAGCAGGCGCTACGGGATCAGGCCGCGCGTCTGCACGCACATGTGAGTGCCAACCCGGAACTGGGAGTGGCCGAGATCGGCCACGTGCTGGCGACGGGCCGTACACACTTCGAGCACCGGGCCGCGGTCGTCGGCCAGGACCGCGAGACGTTCCTGACGGGTATGCACGCCCTCGCGGAGGGCGGGACCGGTGCCGGTCTCGTGACCCCCGGCACACCTGTGCGTGACTCGGGCAAGACGGTGTTCGTCTTCCCCGGCCAGGGCTCGCAATGGCCGGGCATGGCACGCGAACTCCTGCACTCCTCACCGGTATTCGCCCAGCACCTGCACGCCTGCGCCGACGCCCTCGCCCCGCACACCGACTGGTCACTGATCGACGTACTGACCCGTCCGGAGGAGCACGCGGAGACCCTGGAACGGGTCGAAGTCATCCAGCCCGTCCTGTTCGCGGTGATGGTCTCCCTCGCCCGCCTCTGGCAACACCACGGCATCCAGCCGGATGCGGTGATCGGCCACTCCCAAGGCGAGATCGCCGCAGCCCACATCGCCGGAGCCCTCACGCTGGACGATGCCGCCAAGACAGTCGCCCTGCGCTCCCGCGCGCTGGTCGCCCTGGCCGGTACGGGAACCATGGCCTCCATCCCGCTGCCCGCAACGGACGTCGACCTCACAGACTGGGGCGAGCGGATCACCATCGCCGCACACAACGGACCGAACTCCACCGTCATCGCCGGAGAGACGGCGGCCGTGGAGGAGTACGTCACCGCCTGCCGCACCGAGGGCATACGGGCCCGCACCATCCCCGTCGACTACGCCTCCCACTCCCCCCACGTCGAACCCATCCGCGAACACATCCTCACCGAACTCGCGGACCTCACCCCCACCACCAGCACGGTGCCCTTCTACTCCACCGTCACCGGAGCCCTTCACCAGACGGACCGGTTGAACGCCGACTACTGGTACACCAACCTCCGCAGCACCGTCCGCTTCCACGACACCCTCACCGCACTGAATGCCGACGGGCACCAGGTCTACATCGAAACCAGCCCACACCCCGTCCTCACCACCGCCATCCAAGACACCCTCGAAGAACTGGACACCCAGGCCACCATCACCGGCACCCTCCGCCGCGACCACCACAGCCCCACCCAATTCCTCACCGCACTCACCACCACCTGGACCCAGAACAGCAACACCACCCCCACCTGCACCCTGTCTCTTCCACAACTCCGATACAGCACCCCAAAGCCTCAACTAAGATAG
- a CDS encoding allene oxide cyclase barrel-like domain-containing protein encodes MKLLASRSRRSLALAVALTAALAGTTAAASSSSGDSAPRHGRECFTQDNVTEATIAKDSFYTGGMSMQPGAALTYRDEIYDKNEKVVGELVGIARVIKKRHHDGHIITQYHESVKLADGTFRAEGYVDRNEFLYGATNRLKAVGTSGKFEGWKGYRQWKLLPPYPPQGLDSRLAVKIVLCNR; translated from the coding sequence ATGAAACTGCTCGCATCACGCTCGCGGCGGAGCCTCGCGCTCGCCGTGGCGCTCACTGCGGCACTGGCCGGCACGACGGCGGCGGCCTCGTCGTCGTCCGGGGATTCCGCCCCGCGGCACGGGCGCGAATGCTTCACGCAGGACAACGTGACCGAGGCGACGATCGCCAAGGACTCGTTCTACACCGGCGGCATGTCCATGCAGCCGGGTGCCGCGCTCACCTACCGCGACGAGATCTACGACAAGAACGAGAAGGTCGTCGGCGAACTCGTCGGCATCGCGCGGGTCATCAAGAAGCGGCACCACGACGGCCACATCATCACCCAGTACCACGAGTCGGTGAAACTCGCCGACGGCACATTCCGCGCCGAGGGCTATGTCGACCGGAACGAGTTCCTGTACGGCGCGACCAACAGGCTCAAAGCGGTCGGTACGAGCGGCAAGTTCGAGGGCTGGAAGGGCTACCGGCAGTGGAAGCTGCTGCCTCCCTACCCGCCGCAGGGTCTGGACTCCCGGCTGGCCGTGAAGATCGTCCTGTGCAACAGGTGA
- a CDS encoding SDR family NAD(P)-dependent oxidoreductase, with translation MTAPPASRRAPAPREGALRGRTVIVTGAGTGIGRAAAHQFADEGADVLAVGRSEGPLKETADGRTGIRVLTADVAAQDGPATIVDAALQSAGRVDVLVNNAGITRPAKLGGIDPALAREQIATNLLGPLFLAQVAVEHMREGGVIVNVTSNPPQRGWPGNSVYGATKVGLDFLTHTWARELAPSGIRVVSVAPGPTETPVLLHAGYTPQQVEARRSTSGKAIPLGRMGTPDEIAWWIVNAARPEAAYLTGAVIRVDGGTSIC, from the coding sequence ATGACGGCCCCGCCCGCGTCGAGGAGGGCGCCGGCACCACGTGAGGGCGCGCTGCGCGGCCGTACGGTCATCGTGACCGGCGCCGGTACGGGCATCGGGCGGGCGGCCGCGCACCAGTTCGCCGACGAGGGCGCCGACGTGCTGGCGGTCGGCAGGTCCGAGGGGCCGCTGAAGGAGACGGCGGACGGCCGTACGGGCATCCGGGTCCTCACCGCCGACGTCGCCGCCCAGGACGGCCCGGCCACCATCGTGGACGCCGCGCTGCAAAGCGCCGGGCGCGTCGACGTACTGGTGAACAACGCGGGCATCACCCGTCCCGCGAAGCTCGGCGGGATCGACCCCGCGCTGGCGCGCGAGCAGATCGCGACCAATCTGCTGGGGCCGCTGTTCCTCGCCCAGGTGGCGGTGGAGCACATGCGGGAGGGCGGCGTCATCGTCAACGTGACGTCCAATCCGCCGCAGCGCGGCTGGCCGGGCAACTCGGTGTACGGCGCCACCAAGGTCGGCCTGGACTTCCTCACCCACACCTGGGCCAGGGAGCTGGCGCCGTCGGGCATCCGCGTGGTCTCCGTGGCCCCCGGGCCGACCGAGACACCCGTACTCCTGCACGCCGGCTACACCCCGCAGCAGGTCGAGGCGCGGCGGAGCACCAGCGGCAAGGCCATCCCCCTCGGCCGGATGGGCACCCCCGACGAGATCGCCTGGTGGATCGTCAACGCGGCGCGGCCCGAGGCCGCGTACCTCACCGGCGCCGTGATCCGCGTGGACGGCGGCACGAGCATCTGCTGA
- a CDS encoding class I SAM-dependent methyltransferase: MSASDSARQVVECRVCGAADWQEVVSFGPVPLANSYLDPADSYDDEPRYPLDVVSCRSCRLMTLTHVVDPEVLYRDYSYVTSDSETMDRHMRLVAKLCRERFDVPEGSFVVELGSNTGEQLMIFRDAGMRTLGIDPARSIAAVAEEQGIETLPEFFSASTAKSVAESHGQARVILGRHVFAHIDHVAGIAVGVRNLLEPEGVFAIEVPYALDMLERTEFDTIYHEHLSYYAVGTLATLFERHGLRVIDVERISVHGGSILVFVGHGDGPWQQRPAVKELIALEERAGLHDDATYREFAAKVRNVTESLTALVRGLRADGKRIAGYGAPAKGNTLLTVCGLGPDDLEFCSDTTDLKQGKVLPGSHVPVRTPEYAREHAPDHYLLLAWNYTEEILRKERAFLESGGKFIVLHPEPSVVSAESLAAAESVAAARRS; this comes from the coding sequence ATGAGCGCGAGCGACAGTGCACGGCAGGTCGTCGAGTGCCGGGTGTGCGGAGCGGCCGACTGGCAGGAGGTCGTCTCCTTCGGTCCCGTCCCCCTGGCGAACAGCTACCTCGATCCGGCCGACTCGTACGACGACGAGCCGCGGTATCCGCTGGACGTCGTGTCCTGCCGGTCCTGCCGGCTGATGACCCTGACCCACGTGGTCGACCCGGAAGTCCTGTACCGCGACTACTCGTACGTCACCTCCGACTCCGAGACGATGGACCGCCACATGCGGCTCGTCGCGAAGCTGTGCCGCGAGCGCTTCGACGTGCCCGAGGGCAGCTTCGTGGTGGAGCTGGGCAGCAACACCGGCGAGCAGCTGATGATCTTCCGCGACGCGGGGATGCGTACGCTCGGCATCGACCCGGCCCGCAGCATCGCCGCGGTCGCCGAGGAGCAGGGCATCGAGACGCTGCCCGAGTTCTTCTCGGCGAGCACCGCCAAGTCCGTCGCGGAGAGCCACGGGCAGGCCCGGGTGATCCTCGGCCGGCACGTCTTCGCGCACATCGACCACGTGGCGGGCATCGCCGTCGGGGTGCGCAACCTGCTGGAGCCGGAGGGCGTGTTCGCCATCGAGGTGCCGTACGCGCTGGACATGCTGGAGCGGACCGAGTTCGACACGATCTACCACGAGCACCTCTCGTACTACGCCGTCGGCACCCTGGCCACCCTGTTCGAGCGGCACGGGCTGCGCGTGATCGACGTCGAGCGGATCTCCGTACACGGCGGCTCGATCCTCGTGTTCGTCGGGCACGGCGACGGCCCGTGGCAGCAGCGCCCGGCCGTCAAGGAGCTCATCGCCCTGGAGGAGCGGGCGGGGCTGCACGACGACGCCACGTACCGGGAGTTCGCCGCGAAGGTGCGGAACGTCACCGAATCGCTCACCGCACTCGTACGCGGACTGCGCGCCGACGGCAAGCGCATCGCGGGCTACGGCGCCCCGGCGAAGGGCAACACGCTGCTCACGGTCTGCGGACTCGGCCCTGACGACCTGGAGTTCTGCAGCGACACGACGGACCTGAAGCAGGGCAAGGTACTGCCGGGCAGCCACGTCCCGGTGCGCACGCCGGAGTACGCACGGGAGCACGCCCCGGACCACTACCTGCTGCTGGCGTGGAACTACACGGAGGAGATCCTCCGCAAGGAGCGCGCGTTCCTGGAGAGCGGCGGCAAGTTCATCGTGCTGCACCCCGAACCGTCCGTGGTGTCCGCCGAGTCCCTCGCCGCGGCCGAGTCGGTCGCCGCGGCCCGCCGGTCATGA